A window of the Amblyraja radiata isolate CabotCenter1 chromosome 5, sAmbRad1.1.pri, whole genome shotgun sequence genome harbors these coding sequences:
- the LOC116973276 gene encoding gap junction Cx32.7 protein-like: MGDWTLLGRLLDKVQAQSTVIGKIWLTVLFIFRILLLGSAAEKVWGDEQSGFLCNTRQPGCENVCYDKAFPISHIRFWVLQIIFVSAPTLLYLGHALHVVHLERKQHKLIDEQIFRKVKKTSKYIVRDGKVKIQGILLFTYILHVLCKILLEIGFIVGQWYLYGFSLDPMYVCSRYPCPHSVDCFISRPTEKTIFIIFMLAVACVSLLLNIAEIVYLVFKQITISTQKRYKKHGHHQFIESFDKSKLTEDLPLSGSKVKPFSTEPSNSQDPKSQKTINYGIEKGSEEIKENTG, encoded by the coding sequence ATGGGGGATTGGACTCTACTTGGAAGACTGCTGGACAaagttcaggcacaatctacaGTGATTGGGAAAATTTGGCTCACCGTATTATTTATCTTCAGGATCTTATTGCTTGGATCTGCTGCAGAGAAGGTTTGGGGTGATGAACAGTCTGGCTTCCTTTGCAACACACGGCAACCTGGTTGTGAAAACGTATGCTATGACAAAGCTTTTCCAATTTCCCACATTCGCTTTTGGGTTCTTCAGATCATTTTTGTTTCAGCACCTACCTTGCTGTACCTTGGACATGCTTTACATGTTGTCCACTTGGAGAGAAAACAACACAAATTAATTGATGAACAAATCTTCAGAAAAGTTAAGAAGACATCAAAGTACATTGTAAGGGATGGAAAAGTAAAAATACAAGGAATCCTATTATTTACTTACATATTACATGTTTTGTGTAAAATTCTGCTTGAAATTGGTTTCATTGTGGGTCAGTGGTATCTCTATGGCTTTTCTTTGGATCCCATGTATGTGTGCAGTAGATATCCCTGTCCACATTCCGTAGATTGTTTTATTTCACGTCCAACAGAGAAAACCATCTTCATCATTTTCATGCTGGCTGTCGCTTGTGTGTCACTTCTTCTAAATATAGCTGAAATAGTTTACCTTGTTTTCAAGCAAATAACTATTTCAACGCAGAAGAGATATAAAAAACATGGCCATCACCAATTTATTGAGTCTTTTGATAAATCAAAGCTGACTGAAGATTTACCTCTATCAGGTTCTAAAGTGAAGCCTTTTAGTACAGAACCAAGCAATAGCCAGGATCCCAAGTCTCAGAAAACCATTAATTATGGGATTGAGAAAGGTAGTGAGGAAATTAAAGAAAATACAGGATAA